The DNA sequence CCTTTGGCACCTCCCCACCTATGAGGTTTATAATGGTGGTAAACATGTCCATTTGCTGTGTTGGTTCATCTATGATTTTCGCTCGCGGTAAAACTCCTGGGAACCTGATTACAGTTGGTACACGTATGCCCCCGTCAACAGCTGGATGACCTTTTCCACCTAATATACAAAGCatattttcagttcaaatccaTTAACAAGATCAAATTTTTCCTTCTAACATGAATTGTGAATACACAGGAACCAGTAGTTTTgtctataataataatactagCAGTCTATACTATACCACCTCCTGTAATTACAAATGGATCTACCTCGGAAAGGTGCATTTGAACCTCCATCACTTTGACCAGATATTCCTGTTTCCTCCAAATGAGCGCCATTGTCAGATGTGAAATAGATCATGGTGTTTCTGCCGAAACCAAATTGATCAAGAGCATTCATAATGTCACCTATTCCAGAGTCCATCTCTTCAATGGCATCACCATAGCGACCATGTTGTGATTTCCCACGAAACTTTTTCAAAGTCTTCAAAGCAGTATGAACATGGTCCCAGGAAACAACCAATAGAAATGGATTGTTGTCTCGCTCCCTCTCCTTCAGGAATTTGATGGTCTCTTGGGTGTATCGATATGACAGGGTTTCCAAGTGAATTGGTTGTTCAACAAGTTCGAAATCTCGGTACAGGAGTCCATTCAGCCACGCCATGttgttaaaaacaaacacaaagtACACCATAGGTGAAATCATCAATAGGAAGAAAATGGTACACAATCCTCGTCCAATGAGACCAACTTTTACCAAGAAAATCAACGATAGTACCCCAACTATGAACATGCTAGCCATTTGTAAGTAAAAGTTTGGTCTTTGAGATGTCAGAACACGATCTCCTTCATTACTCCAATCTTTCATGTTAGTTAGGATGTGACCATAGTAGAAATCAAACCCCCGATTTCGTGGGTGAAATGCCATATCCCCTTTATAGTCTTTGTTCAGTCCTAGATGCCACTTGCCTTTaaaaaagtaatttaaaaaaaatgtgaaatcaaaaacaagaggcccatgggccacatcactcacctgagtcaccttggtccatactatatgtatgtaaaatttgatcccctattgtggccccatcctacccccaagggccatgattttaacaaacttgaatctgcactatgtcaggaagccttcgtgtaaaatttgtactttcctggccctgtgtttcttgagaagattttaaaagatttttccctatatatttgtatgcaagactttgatcccctattgtggtctcatcctatcccctggggaccatggttttaacaaacttgcatCTGCACTATCTAAAGAAGCTTCTTTGTAAATTCatactttcctggtccagtggttcttgagaagattttcaaatattttacctatacatgtatatattcttgtaaaactttgaacccctattgtggcccatcctaccCACCCTCACCtgggattttaacaaacttgaatctgtacaaaaactttaatttccttcactcaaggatgcttcgtgccaagtttgattgatattggtccagtggttttggagaagattttttaatagtcattcatgtacatgtattttcaccattatctccccttggagaaggaaGTGGCTcttcattttaacaaatctGAATTcacttcacccaaggatgctttgtgccaagtttgtttgaaattggccgaacggttctggagaagaatattataaatatgttgtcaatgtattttcactattttgctatcaTCTCATCTTGGAAAAGGTTCTtgcccttaatttgaacaaacttgaatttccttcacccaaggatgctttgtgccaaatttggttgaaattgacccagtggttctggagaagatttttaaaagttgtcaatgtattttcactattttgttaTTACATTTGTATCTTCCCCCTTGGAAAAgggtgtggccctttattttaacaaatttgaattcccttcacccaaggatgctttgtgccaagtttggttgaaattggcttaggggttctagagaaaaagatttttaaaagtcgttagtacattttcattatttcgCTATTATatccccttggagaagggcgtgacccttgatttgaacaaacttgaatccccttcacccaaggatgctttgtgccaagtttgcttgaaattggcccattggttctggagaagaaaatgaaaatatgaaaagtttacgacaacagacaatggacaaatttcgatccgaaaagctcacttgagcctttggctcaggtgaggtaaaaaTGTATACTTAAACAGTCCAGATATCATCATATTAAAGAATGTACACATatgtttaatacatgtaactactacattgtgatgtcatttgaCAGAACTTACCGACAAGAGCCGTTTTGTATCCCACAGCCTTGGCTGCTTCTGCCAAAGTGACTTCTGAAGTTGGGAGACCAACTCCATTTGCAGCAAACACATTTACCACTGCTCTGCCATCCGGAAACATTCCTGTAAATTAAATGTCAATACTAAACTACATGTAGCTGTGAATAGTGGGTCAATGTACCCTTTAGCTCTATCAATACAGCACTGGGTTGTCGTGCTACAGGTCCTAGGTTCGACCTTCAGCTGAGACAACATTTAGATGACCGGCATGGGGCCCACATACTCTCTGGCCAGATTACCCACATACTCTCTGGTCATGCCAGATAGCAATGAACCCTGCTAAAATTAATTGCTTTTGGTTTTGACATGTGTATCACGTAATATCCTCTTAAACTGTATTATGTTTAAGATCCCATACTAATTGTATTATAAAGGGATTTTGTTCCAAAGGTACTTGAGGACAGAACCCCTGCCCAGATTTTATATTTTCCCATGTAGTTAtgtcaacatttaaaaaaaatagcccAATCTAACAATCGAAATTAAGttctataattttatttcagttgaaaaatcttatttttaagtttatataaaacaaaaggtACTGTGAGaatactgtgagcaatgctcactaagaatacccccccccccacccccgcttaccccaatctcccaaagggtgttggtaataggtataaactacctcttttctgagtataaaaaacaaatggcatgacaaaccttgggtattctcgtttgtagggagaaatggattatctaggaacacagcatctccatgcgatgaaaaaagccgttaaagaatttaaatggaaaccatattgctacttcgatgtccagtgcacgtgacatttgaccttttgaccccaaaatcgatagggaacatctttatcccatgggtagtccatatgtatgatatggtgattgtaggtggaaaggataacgctttagagtccggaaaccatattgctacttcgatgtccagtgcgcttgacctatggaccccaaaatcgatagggaacatcttcattccatgggtagtccatatatatgatatggtgacggtaggtggaaaggataatactttagagcccagaaaccatattgctacttcgatgtccagtgcgcttgacctttgaccttttgaccccaaagtcgatagggaacatcttcatcccatgggtagtccatatatatgatatggtgacggtaggtggaaaggataatgctttagagcccgaaaaccattgcgtctacagacggacggacggacggacagacagacggacaacccgattccagtataccccccccccccaacttgctGCAGGGGGTATAATAATGCATTACACAAAATTATTCCAATGAAGATAAAATtcgaatttaaaaaacaaagcaTCCAGGGGAAGAGGTGTTATGACTGGACTTAATTAACTGTTGAAGCATATGACTGGACTTAATTAACTGTTGAAGCATATCAATTAGACACATTGAACACCTATATACTGATTCACCTACATACCTGTCCTGATGGGATGACGACCGGTGAGTAACGCTGATCGGCTGGGAGTGCAGACGCTAGCCGCGGCTAGATGATGCGTAAGTTTAATTCCGTCGTTAGCGAGGGCATCGATATTCGGAGTCCGCACCGTGTTGTTTCCAAACGCCCCGACATCGCCATAGCCCAGGTCATCTGCCAGGAAAATCACTATATTTGGCTTAAAGCTCAGTGATCCGGACGGTGAAAAGAGTGTGGTAATCGTCCAAAGAAATACAACACCAAATCCCTTCATTATcaatgtaaatttacatgtgTATCCGTGATAAATAACACAGCATGCAGCAATCGAAATCCTCAGTACAAAAGTCCGTGATTGTATAGATATAATTTACATCAACAGAAGTGGATTTAGCAgactttaaccttactaattTATCATCTCCATCAACAAGTGCCCTGGAAAAAAAATAGTGATGACATAAATACAATGAACTTTGTCATGTTTAAAATAACAGATTTGCAAACCAAAGTAGTGGCATTGACTGATCACACCCACCAGCGGTGACATGTTGTATCAAAGGCGGATCTGGACAATTCATTTTCTAAATGGTAGTGTTGTGCCTTCAAGTAGATGATACTTTTTTCGTCCCCGAAAGGAGAGTTGAACtgcacaaaatatttttgggaGTAAAAATTCTCCGCAGAGGAGAACAGATCGcattaataaataattaattagaCTTCTTTCTTTTGATCCACTAGTGGGGGATTCTACACGACATAGTTCTGGCAACACATATTAACTGCACTCGTTCATTCTTCTCTGTCTATTCAATTATCAATGGAGAGATAAAATGAGGTTACCCATTAGATATCTTTCTTGTCAATATAACTGTATTCAAGTCTATAGATTATAAATATCCTATATAGAGGTGCATTCACGTAGGTTTAGAAAACAAATGGTAATTGTCAATGTTCTTTTGGTTTTACAATTCTTAAACAGACTCCACTTTTCCTTTCAACCCCAACACAACTGCGTTACCAGTACTCTCTTCAATCCACAGGCACTcaacgtttttaaaaatatctatattaaaaaattgccttcattaaaacaaaatattttgttcgtAGGAAAACAAGtttttttattatagaaatGCAAAACATCGAGTGCCTGTGCTTCTCTCTACCTCAACACGATTGCGCTACCAGTTCCCTCTTCTCTCTACCGTAAAACGACTGCGTTACcagtacacccccccccccttctcctcTCAACATTAATACAACACAACTGCGTTACCAGTACCCCCATTCTCCTCTCTACCTCAACATGTACCACCACCCCGACCTTTTGAATTTGCCAAGGGTCGCTAATTGATAGGTGCAAAGCACGTTAGTGACGTTGCGTTGCGATACATGCATTCCTTCAAATCTTAgcaaacattttaaacttgtctGTTCTTTATCAATAGTTTCTATAGTTTTCAATGTGTGGTCTAGATGTcagagcgttcgccctgcatgcggaagagccggggttcgaatcccgaccgcgatgtccagacccaagtcgttatataaaataggtagtgacagttccatcgccaaacaggtgcaaatgtcacgggtcctagGAGATAACCTTTAGGAGGTATGCTataccagagaaatttgatatggatgaaaagtggtgGATATGTGtaacaaaagtttgaaaattgaaaactttcaaatgtactttatttagtcaaaaatagttttagttgaaagcaatctgagaaaaattcaaaacccctgctggactcggacacgcgatctacagttcaccagtcgacgtgctaacctaatgagctactcagctaggcaaaaaaaataaaaaattaatgaatagacaaatattgctgatatttatattttcatctatgttttaaaaggaagtcaaccatcaagatacaatcaatcgttGGCGCGAAAACGAGTTGTGTAAAGTTGCGTTAGCGTAacggcgcgttgcttgttggagtgacggcgtgttgtgactgtCACGTAATCTGACCCTTTCAGGACACCATACATATGTAGTGCGCGACCTCCTACACAAGTTCTCCCGTTGATAGGTAGagatataatataatattgacGTGTTCTGaattcagtatatatatacatgaaggAACACGATTTTGTTGGTGATAAGACGGCATGTGTGAAAGCGTAGAGGACTTTTATACACGCTATAACATAGATGACAAGTTATACCCAAAACAGAATCAGTTCATCTCTTTTATAGTCTTCATTCCTTTAAATGTCACAGCACAGGAACTGGCACCATGCCCcccaatatcttttttttttaaatttagggTTGGTATGGTATCGACCCCTAGCCCTTGGCTACTATTATTACAAACAAGATGGTCAAAGTTAGAGTTTAAAAAGTCTGCAAAAGAAAGAAAGTAACGACATCTGCACGTTTATTAACTTACCTGTTCGTCGTATTTAATCTATAAACCTTCCTTTGcgatatttatacatatacgtGTGAAAGTTTCTAGATGAGCCTAGTTTATGACCCCGTGTACTTGTAGGCCTAAGCGTTACATTTATCGACCCCATCAAATACAAGTTtgatttacacatacatgtacattgtattattcaaagcattttgaaataatattgaGTGCTGACATGTCGTTTCAATTAAAATCTATAACACATTGCACTGCATTAGGCCTACTGATAAAATGCTTAATtctaaatgatattttgaaatgtctATCTATGAAGTATATTTTGAAGATACATTAAAAGTGCAAAATAATGGCAATACTTTACAttcaatggtacatgtatgtatatacacacacacacacgcagatataaatatatatatatataaatgtgtatatatatatatatatattgtaaaaagaGTTATCATATTAAAATGGTCatatttaatgctattgatatataatgtaaattagGTGGGGGAGGGTGATTATGATTATGTCTACAGACACTAGCTCTTGTGCGATCTCTAAATGGGgttctctttctttctttcaatgTCTCTATTACGCTATCGTTTATTATGAATCTATATGGCTATATCGAGTATTTCTAGAAACACATTTTACTTCCCCCGATACTAGAGCATGTCATCTGCTCACAAGTACGCCATCACATTGTCATACCGTTATTGGACTGATATTGGAGTGACGGGGTCATGATTTAATTAGGGGGTGGGGTAGATTACACAGGTCAGGTACAAAAGAGGAGAAATGAAAGGAGAGGTAGAGAAGGGAGCTTAGTTAACGGAGGTGGATGGACCTCCTGTCCATCGAAAACGCAGGTGCTCTaacaagggcggatccagggcATTTTCAAAGAGGAGATTCCAACTGAAGATTGTACCTAACACAACACCCCCAGTACAAAATGACccttttgtttaaattttaaagaGGGTTGCAATCCACTCCAGATTCGCAACTGTCCAATACACTCTCAACAATGGcggattggggggggggggggggggggggggggcaggagtTGTAACCTTCGTCCTTTTGGGGAAAGGCTTTCATAGAACCCACaacttaaaaaaatatattaatccaGTACGTATCTTTAAAGGAGTCAGTTCTGGGTGCATGGCGTGATACAGGCCATGAATAACATGCTGCAAAATATATCTATAGAATAGTATAGAATACTTTATTTCTAATTCTAAGGAAGCCGATAGTTGCCAGGgaataaaattaatattcatttaactggcggtTGCCACTTGATTTATGTGGCAGCCatcacttaatttaactggcggtcgccacttgatttaaatgatttatatgaCGGTCGCCAGTTATTAAACTCCTCTCTCTTAAAATGAAAAGGGTGCAATCCCTCTCCAATGCTTAGTAATGTGCGATATACAATCAGTAGCATTAAATTGTTTTTCGACAGTGCTGTTTATTTACaaagttatataaatgtttacgATATCAAATTTCGACAAATTTGCACATGAGCAACTCTTCACGTGTACTTAATATACCAACGTATCAGGCACGTAAAACCAGGGGGTGCCCCTCCATTTTGTCGACAACGTTCattcattttctgttattttcaaatttaggagtatgaagtttgggcaaaagatTCATTTTTAGGTTctttttctgcttgtcaacaattgtagtaGAAAATTTCCCCCCTCGATTGTCTCTACACTTTgaaaaaacgatgctacgtgtttgcgtactattctaaatctttccaaaataatcactcagcaatatgaattaaattgGTTTTGAAATTGGCAGTCGTcatgtataaattaagtggcgactgccagttaaatgaatatcaatgctataccctggcacctatcggcttccgtttAATTCAGAAACATGAGAAGAGATGCCAAATGATAGATTATGCATATTAACCAATAACTGACAAGATACACTCAAGAACACATAATTCTTTCACAAATGTCACACATACATATTATTATTACCAAGAATTTCTTTCTCTTCTGTGTTGAGTAGCCAAAATAGTTTTTGTTCATTATCTAAAGCAcaagcacctgaagtatggatattacccccccccccctttttttgataaaattttttttttgtggcaatgatttctctgaaatgtgtgaattcccagtatatctcatccctctttcgattcatgtaatcgtttcacgctttttgtaagctttagagattggccatctaccggtataataaaatactttTATTATATCTTATATGTCAATTtatccaaacaaaaaaaaaaggggggggggggggtagtaatatccacacttcaggtgcctgtgatctAAAGTAGAAACTTTTGGAtttcttttttcaataaaatatttcttttctttcgtTATCGTATTTTTCACATGCATGTTATTAAAACTGTAATTCGATCATTTTCAATGGTATTAGATTTGCATTTTGTGCATAATCAGTTCTTTCTAGGAATTTTGGTAAACCTACCCATTTCGATTTTTAACCTATGAGAAAAAATTCTTGCACAATGACCTTCTGTGATCTAAATTTCTGACTATGTACagataaataattttcataaccCCAGTTTTGTTTGAGCTTCACATCGATATAGTTCTGTAAATGTGGATTATTAATTTGGAAGACTGGTATTCAATCTTGTTTTATTACAGATCAATATAAATTTCTGTCCCCATAAGTAACAAGTTCATTTCTGATATTCAAAATACTGCGTAACTCAAATGTATAGTTTATATGCAAACCATGAATTCTTCTGAGTCAAAAATAAGCTTTTTGCTACATTTATATGCATCCTTGAATAGACGAAATTCTCTAATCTATACCAGCTTTTAATTAGTGACCTAACAATGTTGTAATGTAAAGAAAACCTTCCCAACTCGGATAGTACTGcaaaatttgtactttttttttatgaacaccaaggatatatttacaaaatctacATGCATTATCATCATACAGTACGATAAATATGCATCTATTACTTCTATTTTTCATGCGTAAAATTGACATCAACTACACGTGAAGGGTATGTCAATAATTCATGTTAATCTGCATCTGTAAGAATAATTtgtggtttaaaaaaaatccaaggGGGCTATTTTCCGGCAGACAGTTTTATCTGGAGGGGTGTGTTCCAACATATAATAAGGGCTTtgtcagatatacatgtatgttgaggAGTGCTGATTGTATCTATTTAAGTGTCAATAAAAGCTGTATTTAATATGCTGCATATTGGCAGCAACTCTTGCAATATTGACTCATTCTTTAGTCTTCTGCAGGAGTTGCTAGTATATTGTACAATGTTTTGGTTGCCatattacatttgtatatgtagTCCAGCTATTCCATTAACACAGGCCTGCCACTTACTTAACAAAGAGAACCGCTGACAATGATATACATTGCACCCATATTTTACTGATGACTTTTAAAACTGAGCATGTACAAGTAGCGCTTTACAGGTGAGGGCATTCTAGTTTTTTAAAAGAACTTGTGTCCAATCCTTTTTAATATCATAACATCCAGACAATAATCACactcatcttcgctagccaagggttttcggtccactccgctcctcTTTATGGGAAGCAGAGttgaccgaaaacccttggctgaTGAAGAttatcaaaatcagtgtttcaTAACACTTGTCTGTCACAGAAACTTTAAATCTGGTctataatttgttataaaatatcGTAATATGTGTAACATGTTTTCAGTTATAACATCCTACTCCATTAGCTAATCTGATACCAACCAAATAATCAACAAGCATTcagagagtattgcatggcaatacccGTCACCAAAGTTACTGGACCGCAACAAGAATCagagttcattatgtaggttatggttaATGGAAAAAttagacagacggacggagtgcagacctaaagtccccttcagctttgtcggtaggggactaatgaCCCTGCAATATACCGTTATGCAACACGTAGATGGACATTTGCATAGcaatattttacaattgtaGACTGTAAGAAATAAAACGAATCACCAACACATCATGAGAATGCacgataaatttattttcttaataaaccAACTAAATTTATCATGCATTAATTCTCATGATGTGTTCGTGAATGTTTTATTTAAGTTTGTACTTTGCATCCAGATCCTATTGAATACCACATGGTATCCACTCACGAGAATCTTCTGCAAATTTAAACCTCAAGGTGTTGGTCTCCAGCTTTGACTTAATTTGTCGAATTGTAGGCTGTACGTGGTTGCTGGTACATTGAAAAGAATGTAATAATAATTGCCCCAATTGTTGCCTCATCCTAACCCCAAGGTCACAGTTGGAAAAACTATATAAGGACACACatgtttgtatatttattttaaaaattgtagttttactgttcttgagaaaattcaTAAAGATTCTTTACCTGTACCCAGTATATCACCATGTAAAGCTTATAACTATGCCAGTTGTGACCATGCCAAGGCTTTGGTTAAGAAGTTTCATGCAAGTTTTAGTTTTTCTGGCAAAATTGTTcttgaagaatatttttaaacatccaccccattttttcaattatctccccttggagggGAACATATATGGGCCTTTCAttcgaacaaacttgaatcccttcaTGCAAGGATACTTTGTGCCATGCTTGGTTGAAGAAGTGGAAAATGGAGAAAAGTTTAGCATGAAattggacaaattttgataagaaaagctTGAGCACTTTCAGCTCTGTCATATATAAGCTAAAAACGTTACTATCTACAGAATAAGACAATGTTACTGTACATGGGCATATATGGCTATGATACTTTTTGGTTTTCAACATTTATACTAGTGATCTGCAAATGTATGTTTAAGTCGTGTTCCAGTAGTCCAACAAATGGATCTTGTGAAAAAGAACAGTATACCTATTAAGCACAAAACACAACCATactaaaaaaataatttattgcaTTATAAGTATAAAGTTTGTTATGATATTACAAAAGTCAAAATGAGAAACATAATTAGGAAGCCAATATTATACTGCACCAagtctgaaaaaataaaaaagactacttagtacatttcaaaataagggttaatttcaaattcaattacCCGCATCAAACATTCCTACTTTTCatgcatttaaatgtttttattctATGGTCAAATAATTCCTTGCTCTCTCAGATTGGATCCCACCTAGGAAAAGTAAAATATTATGTTCACCTGCTCATGCGTTCAAGGTGAATACCTGACCAGGTCCACATACTCATGAGTAAACTTCatcaaaagtcaataatttagATATCTAATACTTATCGGACACACATTATTTATAAAACATCTGTATCTTATGGGGAGataatatcatacatgtatatctattaataatatgaattttgatgattattttgtGATCAAAATTAAAGTCTTTGAAGGAACACATCATGACATATGTTGCCTGCATTAGaattatattgataaaagcatAATATATAAATAACCCTTGCACCTGGGTTACTGTCTACTGGGAAATTTTCATCCCATTTTCTTTTTACCTATCAACATTGGAAAATTATTTTGCCCATACATTTATTTAAATTCCTCAAAGTTGTCTATTGCTACTCTAGACTAATGACTCAATTGATTTCCACTAAGTGTTAAAGGCAAAAATAAAACCTGAGAAATTCAGCCAGTAATCTGCTTAAGAATGTGTGAGACAGCCACCAATATTCTTCACAAGCAACACAAATGTCATTAAAATATCACGccacaaattacatgtaaatatactcCAGCTTATGTCCTTGGGTGATATGTAGATAAAAATATAGATGGCAATTAAGGATAATATATGTATACGATAACAACTTTTCACGactacatgtgcatgtacattgtatattcacatgtaatAATTTACAATAGCAT is a window from the Ostrea edulis chromosome 5, xbOstEdul1.1, whole genome shotgun sequence genome containing:
- the LOC125650446 gene encoding steryl-sulfatase-like, translated to MKGFGVVFLWTITTLFSPSGSLSFKPNIVIFLADDLGYGDVGAFGNNTVRTPNIDALANDGIKLTHHLAAASVCTPSRSALLTGRHPIRTGMFPDGRAVVNVFAANGVGLPTSEVTLAEAAKAVGYKTALVGKWHLGLNKDYKGDMAFHPRNRGFDFYYGHILTNMKDWSNEGDRVLTSQRPNFYLQMASMFIVGVLSLIFLVKVGLIGRGLCTIFFLLMISPMVYFVFVFNNMAWLNGLLYRDFELVEQPIHLETLSYRYTQETIKFLKERERDNNPFLLVVSWDHVHTALKTLKKFRGKSQHGRYGDAIEEMDSGIGDIMNALDQFGFGRNTMIYFTSDNGAHLEETGISGQSDGGSNAPFRGGKGHPAVDGGIRVPTVIRFPGVLPRAKIIDEPTQQMDMFTTIINLIGGEVPKDRTLDGKDILQLLQFKDSKSPHTFMFHYCGPHLQAARYRPEKGKSIWKLVSELPDYKPGEDKCYGLACICTTTIKHDPPLLYDITEDPGEKNPINYKSNPTLQDIVRKITNAISQHKKTVGTPESKMTFFKLLWRPWFQPCCNFPSCSCSDPVYKDFVD